A region of Dermochelys coriacea isolate rDerCor1 chromosome 1, rDerCor1.pri.v4, whole genome shotgun sequence DNA encodes the following proteins:
- the TCF20 gene encoding transcription factor 20 isoform X2, protein MQSFREQSSYHGNQQSYPQEVHGASRLEEFSSRQQAQMFQSFGGSAGSGRRGTTGASAAMAGESSGHQSYQGFRKEAGEFYYMASNKDAVAAGGQPQRRPSGPVQSYGPPQGSNFGSQYGTEGHVGQFQTQHSALGGVSHYQQDFTGPFSPGSAQYQQQASSQQQQVQQLRQQLYQSHQPLPQASSQPASSASHLQPMQRPSALPSSASGYQLRVGQFSQHYQPPASSSSSFPSPQRFGQSGQNYDGSYSVNSGSQYESHAVGSNSQGYGTQSNYSFQTQPIKSFEQSKLPQGGQQGQQQQHPSQHVMQYSNAATKLSLQSQVGQYSQAEVPVRSPMQFHQNFSPISNPSPAASVVQSPSCSSTPSPLMPSGENLQCGQGNMSIGSRNRILQMMPQLSPTPSMMPSPNAHGGGFKGFGLEGLQEKRLTDPGLSSLSALSSQVANLPNTVQHMLLSDALAPQKKSSKRSSSSKKADSCTNSEGSSQAEEQLKSPLAESLDGGCSSSSEDHGERVRQLSGQSTSSDTTYNRGNLERSNSSPAQGSQNEPAKLSTSPTVREDVGSPGEKEVLIAVEATPKVNEKTVGVIVSREAMTGRVEKSGGQDKPSQDDAPPATQAPPGVSGMKETGQVLPQSEPQGGSKGSKSGDNNTNHNGEGNSQPGHAIIGSSFPGRTEPSKSPGSLRYSYKDNLGAGMQRNIGGFPQYASGQEKGDFPGHSERKGRNEKFPSLLQEVLQGYHHHPDRRYARNAQEHPGMAGNLEGAMRPNILISQTNELTNRSLLNKSIGSLLESPHWGPWDRKSSGTAPEIKQINLADYPIPRKFEIESQSSAHEGGTLSERRSVICDISPLRQLVRDPGLHPMSHIGAEARSGRNERLAPGLGQSVILPGGLVSMETKLKSHSGQIKEEDFEQAKTSANLNNKKSGDHCHPANVKHESFRGNASPGAAALDSTPDYVSQQDSRSTQLRRAPGRMGSSREGMRGKSPSQYQDLADKLKMSPGRSRGPGTDLHHMNPHMTLSERVSRGSLHSPFPQNSEGSSLASAYHTNTRSHAFGDPNQSLNSQYHYKRQIYHQQQEEYKDWSCSAQGVIAAAQHRQEGARKSPRQQQFLERVRSPLKNDKEAMMYIQASSYHDTGSQEAGRCLMGSDGTQNKCTELKHGGQKIQQQESGWDLSRQISPAKNSGPLGATNQKRFCSQDSDGHRREESADLPKPSNAMLRLPSQEDQSPQNPLIMRRRVRSFISPIPSKRQSQDMKNSGTEDKGRLLPTSKEGADKAFNSYAHASLSQDAGKPLPKGDSSKDLQSPDNRNCPAVSLTSPAKTKILPPRKGRGLKLEAIVQKITSPNIRRSVSSNSAETGVDAVTLDDILSLKCGPPEGGSLVSDGPETEKRKGEAMSDPVGQASQELTSETSLPRSSEEWHSSGDDKVKKETLEVASVSKEVSGANVATPPSQKSGSQGRSDGSLSGAGTLMFPDTKTVSPSNVLTSEPNPKSEEKDGDVTNISPKPDGFPPKGYFPSGKKKGRPIGSVNKQKKQQQQQQPPPPPPPVPLPSQPSEGTRSGEPKPKRQRRERRKPAAQPRKRKTRRAAPIVEPQEPEIKLKYATQSLDKTDTKNKSFFPYIHVVNKCEIGAVCTIINAEEEEQNKLVRGRKGQRSLTPPPSNTESKVLPTSTFMLQGPVITESSVLGHLVCCLCGKWASYRNMGDLFGPFYPQDYAATLPKNPPPKRASEMQSKVKVRHKSASNGSKTDTEEEEEQQQQKEQRSLAAHPRFKRRHRSEDCGGASRSLSRGAACKKATTEGGSGSEKTPLDLKAPVPTSEGGPELELQIPELPLDSNEFWVHEGCILWANGIYLVCGRLYGLQEAVEIAREMKCSHCQEPGATLGCYNKGCSFRYHYPCAIDADCLLNEENFSVRCPKHKVRLLR, encoded by the coding sequence ATGCAGTCCTTTCGGGAGCAAAGCAGTTACCACGGAAACCAACAGAGCTACCCACAGGAAGTGCACGGGGCATCCCGCCTAGAAGAATTTAGCTCCCGCCAGCAGGCCCAGATGTTCCAGAGCTTTGGAGGAAGTGCTGGCAGTGGGCGCCGGGGAACAACAGGAGCATCTGCAGCAATGGCTGGTGAGAGCTCTGGGCACCAGAGCTACCAAGGTTTCAGAAAAGAAGCAGGAGAGTTTTACTACATGGCCTCCAACAAGGATGCAGTGGCAGCAGGTGGGCAGCCTCAGCGCAGGCCGTCCGGACCAGTGCAGAGCTACGGGCCACCCCAAGGAAGCAACTTTGGGAGCCAGTATGGGACCGAGGGACATGTGGGCCAGTTCCAAACACAGCATTCAGCCCTTGGGGGTGTATCTCACTATCAGCAGGATTTTACTGGTCCTTTCTCTCCAGGGAGTGCCCAGTATCAGCAGCAggcttccagccagcagcagcaggtgcagcAGCTGAGACAGCAGCTCTATCAATCCCATCAGCCTTTACCACAGGCATCCAGTCAGCCTGCATCTAGCGCCTCCCACTTGCAGCCAATGCAGCGTCCATCTGCCCTGCCTTCCTCTGCTTCTGGGTACCAGTTACGAGTGGGTCAATTCAGCCAACACTATCAACCCcctgcttcttcctcttcctctttcccctccccacagcgtTTTGGGCAGTCTGGGCAGAACTATGATGGCAGTTACAGTGTGAATTCTGGTTCACAGTATGAAAGCCATGCTGTAGGTTCTAATTCACAGGGATATGGGACTCAATCTAATTACAGCTTTCAGACTCAGCCAATAAAAAGTTTTGAGCAGTCTAAGTTGCCCCAgggtgggcagcaggggcagcagcaacAGCACCCCTCGCAGCATGTAATGCAGTACTCAAATGCTGCCACCAAGCTTTCTCTTCAAAGTCAAGTGGGACAGTACAGCCAAGCTGAAGTCCCTGTGAGATCACCCATGCAGTTCCATCAGAACTTCAGTCCTATATCCAACCCATCCCCAGCTGCCTCGGTGGTCCAGTCTCCAAGCTGCAGCTCTACCCCATCTCCCCTCATGCCGAGTGGGGAAAACCTCCAGTGTGGGCAAGGCAATATGTCAATAGGCTCTAGAAATCGAATTTTACAGATGATGCCTCAGCTTAGCCCAACACCATCCATGATGCCAAGCCCCAATGCTCATGGTGGAGGATTCAAGGGATTTGGGCTGGAAGGACTTCAGGAGAAGAGACTTACAGATCCAGGGTTGAGCAGCCTAAGTGCTTTAAGCTCTCAAGTGGCCAACCTTCCTAACACAGTCCAGCACATGTTACTTTCAGATGCCTTGGCACCTCAGAAAAAAAGTTCCAAAAGGTCATCATCGTCTAAAAAAGCTGACAGTTGCACCAACTCAGAAGGTTCCTCCCAGGCAGAGGAGCAGCTTAAGTCTCCCCTGGCAGAATCCCTCGATGGCGGCTGCTCTAGCAGTTCAGAGGACCATGGAGAGAGGGTGAGACAGCTGAGTGGCCAGAGCACTAGCTCTGACACTACCTACAATCGGGGTAACTTAGAGAGATCCAACTCGTCACCAGCACAAGGCTCTCAGAATGAGCCAGCCAAACTCAGTACCAGCCCTACAGTTAGGGAAGATGTGGGTTCCCCAGGTGAAAAGGAAGTTCTGATAGCAGTGGAGGCCACCCCAAAGGTGAATGAAAAGACAGTTGGGGTGATAGTCTCTCGGGAGGCCATGACAGGCAGAGTAGAAAAATCAGGCGGGCAGGATAAACCCTCACAAGACGATGCTCCCCCAGCTACCCAAGCGCCTCCTGGTGTCAGTGGAATGAAAGAAACTGGGCAGGTGTTACCACAGTCAGAGCCTCAAGGAGGGAGCAAAGGGAGTAAGAGTGGGGATAACAATACTAACCACAATGGAGAGGGAAACAGCCAACCTGGTCATGCAATCATTGGCTCAAGTTTTCCTGGCAGAACAGAACCTTCCAAATCACCTGGCAGTTTGAGGTACAGTTATAAAGACAACCTTGGGGCTGGCATGCAGAGAAATATTGGTGGCTTTCCTCAGTATGCTTCAGGTCAAGAAAAAGGGGATTTTCCAGGGCACAGTGAGCGAAAAGGCAGGAATGAGAAGTTTCCCAGTCTTCTGCAGGAGGTCTTGCAGGGTTATCACCACCATCCAGACAGAAGATATGCTAGGAATGCACAAGAACATCCAGGCATGGCTGGAAACCTGGAAGGAGCCATGAGGCCCAACATTCTAATTAGTCAAACCAATGAATTAACCAATAGGAGCCTCCTAAATAAAAGCATAGGGTCTCTCCTGGAAAGTCCTCACTGGGGCCCCTGGGATAGGAAATCAAGTGGCACAGCTCCTGAGATAAAACAGATCAATCTGGCTGACTATCCTATCCCTAGAAAGTTTGAGATAGAGTCACAGTCTTCAGCCCATGAAGGGGGAACACTCTCAGAAAGAAGATCAGTGATCTGTGACATATCTCCATTAAGGCAGCTTGTCAGAGATCCTGGGCTTCATCCAATGAGCCACATAGGTGCTGAGGCCAGAAGTGGGAGGAATGAACGTCTCGCTCCTGGTTTAGGCCAGTCAGTCATCCTCCCTGGTGGCCTGGTGTCCATGGAAACAAAGCTGAAGTCTCATAGTGGGCAAATAAAAGAGGAAGATTTTGAACAGGCCAAGACCTCAGCCAATCTCAACAATAAAAAATCAGGAGACCATTGTCATCCTGCCAATGTCAAGCATGAGTCTTTCCGAGGCAatgccagccctggagctgcagcccTTGATTCTACTCCAGACTACGTCTCCCAGCAGGACAGCAGATCAACACAGCTAAGACGAGCACCTGGAAGAATGGGAAGCAGCAGAGAGGGCATGAGGGGTAAATCACCTTCTCAATATCAGGATCTGGCTGACAAACTGAAGATGTCACCAGGCAGGAGCAGAGGCCCAGGAACGGACCTCCACCACATGAATCCACACATGACACTGTCTGAGAGGGTCAGCAGGGGTTCTTTGCATTCACCCTTTCCCCAGAACTCTGAAGGCTCATCTTTGGCTTCAGCATATCACACAAACACTAGGTCTCATGCTTTTGGTGACCCTAACCAAAGTTTGAATTCCCAGTATCATTACAAAAGGCAGATATATCACCAGCAGCAAGAAGAATACAAAGATTGGAGCTGTTCTGCACAGGGTGTGATTGCTGCAGctcagcacaggcaggaaggggcTAGGAAGAGTCCAAGACAACAGCAGTTCCTTGAGAGAGTAAGGAGTCCCTTGAAAAATGACAAGGAAGCAATGATGTACATCCAGGCTAGCTCTTACCATGATACTGGAAGCCAAGAAGCTGGGCGCTGTCTCATGGGGAGTGATGGTACACAAAATAAATGCACCGAATTAAAACATGGTGGCCAGAAGATACAGCAACAGGAATCTGGTTGGGATCTCTCTCGGCAGATCTCTCCTGCCAAGAACAGTGGGCCTCTAGGAGCAACCAATCAGAAAAGGTTTTGCTCTCAAGATAGTGATGGGCATAGGCGGGAGGAATCTGCAGATTTGCCCAAACCTAGTAATGCGATGCTGAGGCTCCCTAGCCAAGAAGACCAGTCTCCTCAAAACCCCTTAATTATGAGGAGGAGGGTCCGTTCTTTCATTTCTCCtattcccagcaaaagacagtcGCAGGATATGAAGAACAGTGGCACAGAAGATAAAGGGCGACTGCTTCCCACCTCAAAGGAAGGAGCTGACAAAGCATTTAACTCCTATGCACACGCATCTCTAAGCCAAGATGCTGGCAAGCCACTCCCAAAGGGAGACTCCTCCAAGGATCTCCAAAGTCCTGACAACAGGAATTGCCCTGCTGTTTCCCTCACAAGCCCGGCTAAGACCAAAATATTGCCCCCACGGAAGGGGCGGGGATTGAAACTGGAAGCTATTGTTCAAAAGATTACATCCCCCAACATCAGGAGAAGTGTTTCCTCCAACAGTGCTGAAACTGGTGTAGATGCAGTCACCCTTGATGACATCCTGTCCCTCAAATGTGGACCACCTGAAGGTGGGAGTTTGGTAAGTGATGGACCAGagacagaaaagagaaaaggggagGCTATGTCAGATCCAGTGGGGCAAGCGAGCCAGGAATTGACTAGTGAAACATCTCTGCCAAGATCTTCAGAAGAGTGGCACAGCAGTGGGGATGACAAAGTCAAGAAGGAGACACTTGAAGTTGCTAGTGTCAGCAAAGAGGTATCTGGGGCCAATGTGGCCACACCACCTTCACAGAAGTCTGGTAGTCAAGGACGATCAGATGGATCCTTAAGTGGAGCTGGAACTCTGATGTTTCCTGACACAAAAACAGTTTCTCCTTCCAATGTGTTGACTTCTGAACCAAACCCAAAGTCTGAAGAAAAAGATGGAGATGTGACAAATATTTCACCTAAGCCAGATGGCTTCCCTCCAAAGGGATACTTCCCCTCTGGAAAGAAAAAGGGGAGGCCTATTGGTAGCGTAAACAagcagaagaagcagcagcagcagcagcagccaccacctcctccaccaccaGTGCCACTACCATCACAGCCATCAGAAGGGACAAGAAGTGGAGAGCCAAAACCTAAGAgacagaggagggagaggaggaaacctGCAGCACAACCACGAAAGCGGAAAACTAGACGGGCGGCTCCAATTGTGGAACCTCAAGAACCAGAGATCAAGCTGAAGTATGCTACCCAGTCGCTCGATAAAACTGACACCAAGAACAAGTCCTTTTTCCCATACATTCATGTGGTAAACAAGTGTGAGATAGGCGCTGTGTGCACAATCATcaatgcagaggaagaggaacagAACAAGTTGGTGAGAGGCCGAAAGGGACAAAGGTCACTGACACCCCCTCCTAGCAACACTGAGAGCAAAGTTCTGCCCACCTCAACTTTCATGCTGCAGGGCCCAGTGATAACAGAGTCTTCAGTCTTGGGGCATCTGGTTTGCTGCCTGTGTGGCAAGTGGGCCAGTTACCGCAACATGGGAGACCTCTTTGGGCCTTTCTATCCCCAGGATTATGCAGCTACGCTGCCCAAAAACCCACCACCCAAGAGGGCCTCAGAAATGCAAAGCAAGGTCAAGGTACGACACAAAAGTGCTTCTAATGGCTCCAAGACTGAtacagaagaggaagaagaacagCAACAACAGAAAGAACAGAGAAGCCTGGCTGCCCACCCCCGCTTTAAGAGGCGGCATCGCTCTGAGGACTGTGGTGGGGCCTCTCGGTCACTTTCAAGGGGAGCTGCTTGTAAGAAAGCAACCACTGAGGGTGGCAGTGGCAGTGAAAAGACTCCCTTGGACTTAAAAGCCCCTGTGCCCACTTCAGAAGGTGGCCCTGAGCTGGAGTTACAAATTCCTGAACTACCTCTTGACAGCAATGAATTTTGGGTCCACGAGGGTTGTATTCTCTGGGCCAATGGAATCTACCTGGTCTGTGGCAGGCTCTATGGGCTACAGGAAGCTGTGGAAATAGCAAGAGAGATG